In a single window of the Rhodamnia argentea isolate NSW1041297 chromosome 2, ASM2092103v1, whole genome shotgun sequence genome:
- the LOC115750026 gene encoding uncharacterized protein LOC115750026 isoform X2, translating to MSAFELPSFSLGLDSDSDSDPPNPNPPQNPILDEVSPVSDGGEELEPQIEDPGRENSTGPPRALKRLRHGLPTESEWSSARPYPDTYVDDEIEEFSSDETIKDEMASIQIHSVGSSSKVPLCGRWVNNAPSSSRFKAIKGEQVSIDHSARLRGSYDIPTLKQTTLSPLRRFHLIDSDSDSPSTSEHANEEADKAKVSSKEKSEVADHKLGSQERRKLPSYCVPKNEDLWRDFHPTKSFQIPTPALDEVCEEYFLSLKSGNKPPQPAAHSNNNDKSCQQTRNSSQSIEPRCDSNDNLPPSHRYFFHDNPSIQSLVRSRLPHFFPLGGANSSKQPSLIDYMSQFANGESSQKQALRKTDSKKSSKGRNKSKAHSAEEITSTRSWVNPKDTSTPQNAGKRRVHADGKSTGHWYTAAGGKKVYVTATGEELTGRGAYRHYRKENRMAVKKSKKKSKAKKGKKG from the exons ATGAGCGCTTTTGAGCTTCCCTCCTTTTCTCTCGGGCTCGATTCGGACTCCGATTCGGACCCTCCGAACCCTAACCCACCCCAGAATCCTATCCTCGACGAGGTGTCTCCGGTCAGCGACGGAGGGGAAGAGCTGGAACCGCAAATCGAGGACCCGGGTCGCGAAAACAGCACCGGCCCGCCGCGGGCCTTGAAGCGGCTCAGGCACGGCCTGCCCACCGAGTCGGAATGGAGCTCCGCTCGTCCGTATCCCGACACGTACGTAGATGACGAAATCGAAGAGTTCTCGTCCGATGAAACAATCAAAG ATGAAATGGCATCCATCCAGATTCACTCAGTGGGCAGCAGTTCAAAGGTTCCACTGTGTGGACGTTGGGTTAACAATGCACCTTCGTCAAGCCGCTTCAAAGCCATAAAAGGGGAACAAGTTTCAATTGACCACTCTGCCAGATTGAGAGGGAGCTATGACATACCCACGTTAAAACAAACTACTTTAAGTCCTCTTCGAAGGTTTCACTTGATTGATTCGGATTCTGATAGTCCATCCACCAGTGAACATGCCAATGAAGAAGCTGATAAGGCGAAGGTATCCTCCAAAGAGAAAAGCGAAGTTGCTGATCATAAACTCGGAAGTCAAGAGAGGAGAAAACTCCCATCTTATTGCGTTCCTAAGAATGAGGATCTATGGAGAGATTTTCATCCAACAAAGAGCTTTCAGATACCAACCCCAGCTCTGGATGAGGTTTGCGAAGAATATTTCCTCTCGCTGAAGAGTGGGAACAAACCTCCTCAACCGGCGGCTCATTCAAACAACAATGATAAAAGCTGTCAACAGACAAGAAATAGCAGCCAAAGTATTGAGCCTCGCTGTGATTCGAATGACAACTTACCTCCTTCTCATCGATACTTTTTTCATGATAATCCAAGTATTCAGAGCTTAGTCCGCAGTCGTCTACCTCACTTTTTCCCTCTCGGTGGTGCCAATAGTAGCAAGCAGCCATCGCTCATCGATTACAT gagtcAATTTGCGAATGGAGAATCTTCTCAAAAGCAAGCACTACGGAAAACTGATTCTAAGAAAAGCTCAAAGGGGAGAAATAAATCAAAAGCTCACAGTGCTGAAGAAATCACAAGCACCAGAAGCTGGGTGAACCCCAAGGACACTTCAACTCCGCAGAATGCTGGGAAAAGACGAGTTCATGCTGATGGAAAATCCACAGGGCATTGGTATACTGCAGCTGGTGGGAAGAAG GTTTATGTCACTGCAACTGGGGAGGAGTTGACAGGTCGAGGTGCCTACAGACATTACAGAAAG GAGAATCGAATGGCAGTtaaaaagtcaaagaagaaaTCCAAGGCCAAGAAGGGCAAGAAGG GTTGA
- the LOC115749988 gene encoding kinectin isoform X2, producing MKITGKFLIRPSVPATASPRAPNPPSHSDLPPQAKTPRRTPRRKARLRKAGDPAGRRSSRPETPLLKWKTEDRERNDPPAGGGGGDGDGEDSKSLPQARRRSQRTDAPVSSRKLAAVLWRLQLTGAEGHGGDTGGSVRDEVRVQSGAGHFGSPFVFNRTGKVYNSDAKDLDSPYSVSGTRNGFSHKLEPSFQLSSSAMEGVTKWDPVSFRVPDDVRQIHSHVKLLNQQVSAVSAISLLEAELEQARARIIELETERRSSKKKLEHFLKKVSEEKAAWRRREHEKIRAFVDDIKLDLNRERKNRQRMEVVNSKLVDELAEAKLSVKRLMQDYEKERKTRELIEEVCDELAKEIGEDKAEMEAMKEEYMKLREEVEEERKMLQMAEVWREERVQMKLVDAKVALEQKYSQMNSLVADLENFLKSRNHTPDVKDIREAELLRQAAASMNIRDMKEFSYEPPNPDDLFAILEEVNNFGENNEREIEQCTAYSPASRASKIRTMSPEVNMLKKDNINRYPTAFPGHNGDIEEDESGWETVSNLEDQGSSYSPDGSAPSVNNIQQNGNILASGSETPVTEISEVCSVPTRQQKNYKIVSVEGTNGMLSNGRISNGAVMSPDHGSGKGGCSPSDMVSQWSSPDTGNPHITRGMKGCIEWPRGAQKISLKAKLLEARVESQKIQLRHVLKQKM from the exons ATGAAGATCACCGGGAAATTCCTAATCCGGCCGAGTGTCCCGGCCACCGCCTCTCCGAGGGCTCCGAACCCACCCTCGCACTCAGATCTGCCGCCGCAGGCGAAGACCCCTCGCAGGACTCCTCGCCGGAAGGCTCGCCTGAGGAAGGCCGGGGATCCCGCCGGAAGACGGAGCAGCCGGCCCGAGACTCCCCTTCTCAAGTGGAAGACCGAGGACAGAGAGAGGAATGACCCCCctgccggcggcggcggcggcgacggcgacggcgaagACAGCAAGTCGCTGCCGCAGGCCCGTCGGAGAAGCCAGCGGACAGATGCCCCGGTCTCGTCGAGGAAGCTCGCCGCCGTGCTCTGGCGGTTGCAGCTGACGGGGGCCGAGGGTCACGGCGGAGACACAGGTGGTAGCGTTCGAGATGAGGTCCGGGTTCAG TCTGGTGCTGGACACTTTGGATCTCCCTTTGTATTTAACAGAACCGGGAAGGTGTACAACTCAGATGCAAAGGATCTTGATAGTCCTTATTCAGTATCTGGCACAAGGAATGGCTTTTCGCATAAG CTTGAGCCTTCTTTTCAATTATCAAGTTCTGCTATGGAGGGTGTAACTAAGTGGGACCCAGTCTCTTTTAGAGTGCCTGATGATGTACGTCAGATTCACAGCCACGTGAAGCTTCTCAATCAACAAGTGAGTGCCGTATCAGCGATTTCTTTACTCGAAGCTGAACTTGAACAAGCTCGGGCGCGCATTATAGAGCTGGAAACTGAGCGTCGTTCCTCGAAGAAAAAGCTGGAGCACTTTCTAAAGAAAGTCAGTGAGGAGAAGGCAGCATGGCGGAGACGGGAACATGAGAAGATTCGTGCCTTTGTTGATGATATTAAATTGGATCTGAAtcgagaaaggaaaaatcgcCAGCGCATGGAAGTTGTCAATTCCAAATTGGTTGATGAACTTGCCGAGGCCAAGCTATCAGTGAAGCGATTAATGCAGgattatgaaaaagaaagaaagaccagAGAACTAATTGAAGAAGTATGTGACGAGCTGGCAAAGGAGATTGGGGAAGACAAGGCTGAAATGGAGGCAATGAAGGAGGAATACATGAAACTGCGGGAAGAAgtagaagaggaaagaaagatgtTGCAGATGGCAGAGGTCTGGCGTGAAGAACGAGTTCAGATGAAACTTGTGGATGCAAAGGTGGCACTTGAACAGAAATATTCTCAGATGAACAGTTTGGTAGCTGATCTGGAGAATTTCTTAAAATCAAGAAACCATACCCCAGATGTGAAGGACATCAGAGAAGCAGAATTACTTAGGCAGGCAGCTGCTTCCATGAATATTCGAGACATGAAAGAATTCTCTTACGAGCCTCCCAATCCTGACGATTTATTCGCCATTCTTGAAGAAGTAAATAATTTTGGTGAAAACAATGAGAGGGAGATTGAACAATGCACAGCTTACAGTCCTGCAAGCCGTGCCTCAAAAATTCGCACCATGAGCCCTGAAGTGAACATGTTGAAAAAGGACAACATCAACAGATATCCCACGGCTTTCCCTGGTCATAATGGTGATATAGAAGAAGATGAGAGTGGATGGGAAACTGTGAGCAACCTTGAAGACCAGGGATCAAGCTATTCCCCAGATGGGAGTGCCCCATCCGTGAACAATATCCAGCAAAATGGGAATATCTTAGCTAGCGGCAGTGAAACCCCAGTAACTGAAATCAGTGAAGTGTGCTCGGTTCCTACGAGGCAACA GAAGAACTACAAGATAGTCTCGGTGGAGGGCACGAATGGGATGTTGTCCAATGGGAGGATATCCAATGGGGCCGTCATGTCTCCTGATCATGGGTCGGGTAAGGGTGGGTGTAGCCCATCTGATATGGTTAGCCAATGGAGTTCTCCTGATACAGGGAATCCCCACATTACTCGAGGCATGAAAGGCTGCATCGAATGGCCTCGTGGCGCGCAGAAGATCAGTCTGAAGGCTAAGCTCCTTGAGGCAAGGGTGGAAAGTCAAAAGATCCAGTTACGGCATGTATTGAAACAGAAAATGTAG
- the LOC115749988 gene encoding kinectin isoform X1 — protein MKITGKFLIRPSVPATASPRAPNPPSHSDLPPQAKTPRRTPRRKARLRKAGDPAGRRSSRPETPLLKWKTEDRERNDPPAGGGGGDGDGEDSKSLPQARRRSQRTDAPVSSRKLAAVLWRLQLTGAEGHGGDTGGSVRDEVRVQSGAGHFGSPFVFNRTGKVYNSDAKDLDSPYSVSGTRNGFSHKLEPSFQLSSSAMEGVTKWDPVSFRVPDDVRQIHSHVKLLNQQVSAVSAISLLEAELEQARARIIELETERRSSKKKLEHFLKKVSEEKAAWRRREHEKIRAFVDDIKLDLNRERKNRQRMEVVNSKLVDELAEAKLSVKRLMQDYEKERKTRELIEEVCDELAKEIGEDKAEMEAMKEEYMKLREEVEEERKMLQMAEVWREERVQMKLVDAKVALEQKYSQMNSLVADLENFLKSRNHTPDVKDIREAELLRQAAASMNIRDMKEFSYEPPNPDDLFAILEEVNNFGENNEREIEQCTAYSPASRASKIRTMSPEVNMLKKDNINRYPTAFPGHNGDIEEDESGWETVSNLEDQGSSYSPDGSAPSVNNIQQNGNILASGSETPVTEISEVCSVPTRQQKKVSSIARLWRSCPNNGKNYKIVSVEGTNGMLSNGRISNGAVMSPDHGSGKGGCSPSDMVSQWSSPDTGNPHITRGMKGCIEWPRGAQKISLKAKLLEARVESQKIQLRHVLKQKM, from the exons ATGAAGATCACCGGGAAATTCCTAATCCGGCCGAGTGTCCCGGCCACCGCCTCTCCGAGGGCTCCGAACCCACCCTCGCACTCAGATCTGCCGCCGCAGGCGAAGACCCCTCGCAGGACTCCTCGCCGGAAGGCTCGCCTGAGGAAGGCCGGGGATCCCGCCGGAAGACGGAGCAGCCGGCCCGAGACTCCCCTTCTCAAGTGGAAGACCGAGGACAGAGAGAGGAATGACCCCCctgccggcggcggcggcggcgacggcgacggcgaagACAGCAAGTCGCTGCCGCAGGCCCGTCGGAGAAGCCAGCGGACAGATGCCCCGGTCTCGTCGAGGAAGCTCGCCGCCGTGCTCTGGCGGTTGCAGCTGACGGGGGCCGAGGGTCACGGCGGAGACACAGGTGGTAGCGTTCGAGATGAGGTCCGGGTTCAG TCTGGTGCTGGACACTTTGGATCTCCCTTTGTATTTAACAGAACCGGGAAGGTGTACAACTCAGATGCAAAGGATCTTGATAGTCCTTATTCAGTATCTGGCACAAGGAATGGCTTTTCGCATAAG CTTGAGCCTTCTTTTCAATTATCAAGTTCTGCTATGGAGGGTGTAACTAAGTGGGACCCAGTCTCTTTTAGAGTGCCTGATGATGTACGTCAGATTCACAGCCACGTGAAGCTTCTCAATCAACAAGTGAGTGCCGTATCAGCGATTTCTTTACTCGAAGCTGAACTTGAACAAGCTCGGGCGCGCATTATAGAGCTGGAAACTGAGCGTCGTTCCTCGAAGAAAAAGCTGGAGCACTTTCTAAAGAAAGTCAGTGAGGAGAAGGCAGCATGGCGGAGACGGGAACATGAGAAGATTCGTGCCTTTGTTGATGATATTAAATTGGATCTGAAtcgagaaaggaaaaatcgcCAGCGCATGGAAGTTGTCAATTCCAAATTGGTTGATGAACTTGCCGAGGCCAAGCTATCAGTGAAGCGATTAATGCAGgattatgaaaaagaaagaaagaccagAGAACTAATTGAAGAAGTATGTGACGAGCTGGCAAAGGAGATTGGGGAAGACAAGGCTGAAATGGAGGCAATGAAGGAGGAATACATGAAACTGCGGGAAGAAgtagaagaggaaagaaagatgtTGCAGATGGCAGAGGTCTGGCGTGAAGAACGAGTTCAGATGAAACTTGTGGATGCAAAGGTGGCACTTGAACAGAAATATTCTCAGATGAACAGTTTGGTAGCTGATCTGGAGAATTTCTTAAAATCAAGAAACCATACCCCAGATGTGAAGGACATCAGAGAAGCAGAATTACTTAGGCAGGCAGCTGCTTCCATGAATATTCGAGACATGAAAGAATTCTCTTACGAGCCTCCCAATCCTGACGATTTATTCGCCATTCTTGAAGAAGTAAATAATTTTGGTGAAAACAATGAGAGGGAGATTGAACAATGCACAGCTTACAGTCCTGCAAGCCGTGCCTCAAAAATTCGCACCATGAGCCCTGAAGTGAACATGTTGAAAAAGGACAACATCAACAGATATCCCACGGCTTTCCCTGGTCATAATGGTGATATAGAAGAAGATGAGAGTGGATGGGAAACTGTGAGCAACCTTGAAGACCAGGGATCAAGCTATTCCCCAGATGGGAGTGCCCCATCCGTGAACAATATCCAGCAAAATGGGAATATCTTAGCTAGCGGCAGTGAAACCCCAGTAACTGAAATCAGTGAAGTGTGCTCGGTTCCTACGAGGCAACAAAAGAAAGTTTCATCCATAGCAAGACTCTGGAGATCATGCCCAAATAATGGGAAGAACTACAAGATAGTCTCGGTGGAGGGCACGAATGGGATGTTGTCCAATGGGAGGATATCCAATGGGGCCGTCATGTCTCCTGATCATGGGTCGGGTAAGGGTGGGTGTAGCCCATCTGATATGGTTAGCCAATGGAGTTCTCCTGATACAGGGAATCCCCACATTACTCGAGGCATGAAAGGCTGCATCGAATGGCCTCGTGGCGCGCAGAAGATCAGTCTGAAGGCTAAGCTCCTTGAGGCAAGGGTGGAAAGTCAAAAGATCCAGTTACGGCATGTATTGAAACAGAAAATGTAG
- the LOC115750026 gene encoding uncharacterized protein LOC115750026 isoform X1, whose product MSAFELPSFSLGLDSDSDSDPPNPNPPQNPILDEVSPVSDGGEELEPQIEDPGRENSTGPPRALKRLRHGLPTESEWSSARPYPDTYVDDEIEEFSSDETIKDEMASIQIHSVGSSSKVPLCGRWVNNAPSSSRFKAIKGEQVSIDHSARLRGSYDIPTLKQTTLSPLRRFHLIDSDSDSPSTSEHANEEADKAKVSSKEKSEVADHKLGSQERRKLPSYCVPKNEDLWRDFHPTKSFQIPTPALDEVCEEYFLSLKSGNKPPQPAAHSNNNDKSCQQTRNSSQSIEPRCDSNDNLPPSHRYFFHDNPSIQSLVRSRLPHFFPLGGANSSKQPSLIDYMSQFANGESSQKQALRKTDSKKSSKGRNKSKAHSAEEITSTRSWVNPKDTSTPQNAGKRRVHADGKSTGHWYTAAGGKKVYVTATGEELTGRGAYRHYRKENRMAVKKSKKKSKAKKGKKGKKG is encoded by the exons ATGAGCGCTTTTGAGCTTCCCTCCTTTTCTCTCGGGCTCGATTCGGACTCCGATTCGGACCCTCCGAACCCTAACCCACCCCAGAATCCTATCCTCGACGAGGTGTCTCCGGTCAGCGACGGAGGGGAAGAGCTGGAACCGCAAATCGAGGACCCGGGTCGCGAAAACAGCACCGGCCCGCCGCGGGCCTTGAAGCGGCTCAGGCACGGCCTGCCCACCGAGTCGGAATGGAGCTCCGCTCGTCCGTATCCCGACACGTACGTAGATGACGAAATCGAAGAGTTCTCGTCCGATGAAACAATCAAAG ATGAAATGGCATCCATCCAGATTCACTCAGTGGGCAGCAGTTCAAAGGTTCCACTGTGTGGACGTTGGGTTAACAATGCACCTTCGTCAAGCCGCTTCAAAGCCATAAAAGGGGAACAAGTTTCAATTGACCACTCTGCCAGATTGAGAGGGAGCTATGACATACCCACGTTAAAACAAACTACTTTAAGTCCTCTTCGAAGGTTTCACTTGATTGATTCGGATTCTGATAGTCCATCCACCAGTGAACATGCCAATGAAGAAGCTGATAAGGCGAAGGTATCCTCCAAAGAGAAAAGCGAAGTTGCTGATCATAAACTCGGAAGTCAAGAGAGGAGAAAACTCCCATCTTATTGCGTTCCTAAGAATGAGGATCTATGGAGAGATTTTCATCCAACAAAGAGCTTTCAGATACCAACCCCAGCTCTGGATGAGGTTTGCGAAGAATATTTCCTCTCGCTGAAGAGTGGGAACAAACCTCCTCAACCGGCGGCTCATTCAAACAACAATGATAAAAGCTGTCAACAGACAAGAAATAGCAGCCAAAGTATTGAGCCTCGCTGTGATTCGAATGACAACTTACCTCCTTCTCATCGATACTTTTTTCATGATAATCCAAGTATTCAGAGCTTAGTCCGCAGTCGTCTACCTCACTTTTTCCCTCTCGGTGGTGCCAATAGTAGCAAGCAGCCATCGCTCATCGATTACAT gagtcAATTTGCGAATGGAGAATCTTCTCAAAAGCAAGCACTACGGAAAACTGATTCTAAGAAAAGCTCAAAGGGGAGAAATAAATCAAAAGCTCACAGTGCTGAAGAAATCACAAGCACCAGAAGCTGGGTGAACCCCAAGGACACTTCAACTCCGCAGAATGCTGGGAAAAGACGAGTTCATGCTGATGGAAAATCCACAGGGCATTGGTATACTGCAGCTGGTGGGAAGAAG GTTTATGTCACTGCAACTGGGGAGGAGTTGACAGGTCGAGGTGCCTACAGACATTACAGAAAG GAGAATCGAATGGCAGTtaaaaagtcaaagaagaaaTCCAAGGCCAAGAAGGGCAAGAAGG GCAAGAAAGGTTGA